ATAATGATGTTCTTAAGCATATGTTTAGTATCTTATGTAGAGAACTAGGCTAATACCCGTGCCTCCGCATGGGTCGCACCTGCGGCGCCGCGTGGTCTTAACCATAAGCATATGTTTAGCATCTTATGTATAGAATGATTCCAACATTATTTGTGATTTCTATCATTTTGCAAAGCAACATAAACTGCCTTTCCTTTGAGTTATTTGTGTTTCTTATctatttcacatgaatatttGGGGACCGATACCATCAGGCCATGGCCATCTTTACTTTTTAACTATCACATATGACTTCACAAGACACAGTTGAATTTTTGCTGTTTCACATGTAGAAACAATCTTGATGAATTTGACTTCCTTAAGAGTCACTTGGATAGAGCATTTCGTGTTGGGAAAAacaggcatagagaaaataaaagaacgcaatcacaacataagaatataacgtggaaattccaaaaccggagaaaaaaccacggctgttgtcaaaaccgacaaccggaaaataaacactatgtgaaaattgttacaacacatagacttcactctcaaccactCCATGACCCcagtacacccacactctccaaagtaaatatttgaactacatctcaactactcttaaacaagagcataagagaaaagaaaaaagacacaaatataaacttaaagtgtttacaagtatTACTGTTTGGTGTGTTGAAACAAGGAACTTGAGATCTCTTTATATAGCATTGAGCAATGTGGAACTTCTAAGATATAATTTGTTTAaccttttttctttcattagcaatgtgggacttacattgcaattaACCCCAACAAAATGTTTTGAAGCCATTTGTTATTTTCTTGGCATAGAAATGGCTCATATATCATATGGCCTATTTTTATGCCAAAGAAAATATTTCTCTTGACCTTCTTAGTGATTATGGTTTGCTATGTTTCAAACCAGCCATTTGTTATCTCCATGTTTCATCCATCAAATCTGACTTTTCTATTTTGTGATAGTCGTTATGCTCACCACATTGCAGCTGGTTGATTTGCTCACAAAGTCATTGGATTTGGATCCCTCAACCCTTTAGATTGATGGTTCCCAAGCTAGGCAATCAAGCTATATTCACACTCCAGTATTAcggagtttttattttattttaaggtaAACACATTTCATTAGCAAAAAAGGAAAGGTCTAGGAAGTAGATGAGCTTGAAGCTGATGTGGGAGAGATCCCATCCAAGTCTTGGAGCCACCAGAGGAAAAGAAAGCAAAAGCAATTCCCGTAATAGTGGCGACTGGCGAGCAAAAGGGGAGCAGCTCAATACTCCGAGAAGCCTACTATATGTGTGGTATATAcgaaggagaggatccaaactCGTTTATTAACATATGCACTTAAGATATTTATTAGCAATTttcaattgaatatataaaatgtcaGTTAAGAGCATGACGATAAAATCACTACGACAAAAATAGTTTCCGCAAGGCTTTATAATTGCAAtagacaaattttaaaataataataataataataataataataataataataattgcttcaaaaaaaaataaaataatacttcCTCTTTccaatttaaaaagaaaaggtGAACATtttgaattgatattttttttggtcaaaaacaTTTTGGTATTCTAATTGAGTACTATGCTTATCATTTAATTTCGTAtcatatttttgtattaaattattattataaatttcgACTACAAGTACAATGTAcctaagtttatttttttttataaaaggattttttttattaaaaaaggatcaaaaaaatgaattgaatatattaaatgacagttaatagtttttttttttaacggaaaatatattattattgagtaatcagtcaatttagtccctaaactatcactctctcaccaacttagtccctaaactattaaaaccaactaaaaggtccctaaactatattcacatccttcaatttagtccctaaactattaaaaccaactaaaaggtccctaaactatattcacatccttcaatttagttcCTCGGTTAACTTTTCCGTTAAGTGACTGTtagtagtccctaaactataaaaaatacttcaatttagtccctaaactatcttaaaaaacaacaaaatagtaacAACACTGCTAAATCAAATAACTATTAAAACAAATAGTCTCTAAACAAATAGTCTTTATTTTCGACATCAACTACAGCATATGCAATGACAAAAATGTGGTTGTTTGCATCTCCGCCGACAGCAGTCAACAATTGTCCTCCAAAATAACCCTTTAAAAAACAACCATCCAATCCAATTATAGGTCTGCAGCCTTCCTTGAACCCTCTTTTACTAGCATCAAAACATATATACAATCGGTGAAATATTGGCGGCCCTTCTTGTTGTGGTATAGTGCTCATTTTCACCGTTGAACCTGGATTCTGGGATAATAACTCATGACAATAGTCCCATAGCTTAGCATACTGATCAATTTCAGATCCCTCGACATTTTGTTTTGCTTGTTTAAGTGATCTATAAATCATACTATCCCCCAAATGTAGATTATAATCCTCTTTCATCAAGTAATAAGCCTCACTAGTCACTATGGCTAAGAGATGGCTGTTGTCTCAATCTCAATTCCAACTTCTCAATAACCCACTTTCTATCAGCCTGACTATTCGTGAATGTTCCTGGGCATGAGTGAGTTGTATTTTCAAAAGTCTTGATTTGAAAGCTATTTGTTATACTACTACGCGAACAAAGTATCTCCCATTTGCAATGCTCAAACACAcattttgctcttgctcttaccTTGTCATTCTTTATCCATTTGATTTGTCTTCCAATATGGATGGTATAGTCTTTCACAGCTTTTTTAAATTCAGCCAAAGTTGCAAACTCCATCTCTACAGCCAACCTAACTTCCCCAAATTGAGCTTCAGCATTGAATTGTGGATATATAACTCTCACTGATTCattctcttcatcagatgaACTAATAGGCCCTCTAAGTTCTTCTGAGTGATAAGAGAACCTTCCTCCATCACTTGTATCATCATCACTTTCAGCCATCTAATATAATGTATAGTATTAACAAGGAGCACAAATTGAGAAAACATTGAGGAGACAAAACAAGGATCAGAATAGGACCACTATAGAGAGGCAATtgcataaaaaagaaacaaattaggACCACTATAATACTTAAACAAATTAGGACCACAAAGCaacataaacaataatatagatggtaataatataagagatacaAAAGCTTAAAAATAGCAGCAACATGAATAAGCCAAAAAGGAAGCAACAACAACATGGTTCACGCTAAAACAAATTTGGTTCAAGCTAAAACAACATGGTTCATTGCactaaaaaacacaaatttcattCCTGAAAATTAACAAGTGAGAATAAACccttacaaatttataaaagttagAACGAAAAACAGTGAAAAACGTACCTTAAAACAACGACGACAACCGGAATTGGAGCGTATAGGTGGCTCTAGGGTTTTCAGATTGAGATGATTTGAGAGAGTTGGTCGAGAAGAGAGATATAAGAGTAAAAGTAGCTtttggattttagggttttaaagaacagttaaaggaaaatataacggaggactaaattgatggatggaaaatagtttagggactaaattgaaggatgtgaatatagtttagggaccttttagttggttttaatagtttagggactaagttggtgagagagtgatagtttaggaactaaattgactgattactctattattattaataatcggtctctgcacaagacgaacagaggcCGGGAAAAGCATAACTACAAAACAAAGGTGCCGTGTATGAGCGGAACACCAATGAATAAAACCAAAATCAGGGGTCCACATCTAATCCAAATCTTAGAAGAACACTCCTTAGCCTCCAGACCAGACCACCAAAGAAGACATCAACTCGACCTACAAAGATGCCACTAGACTCTAACTTCCGAtttcgaatcaaaagtgatcgacTCATCGGAATCCAAGAAACATCTCCGCGAGCCAAAATTGATGGGTCAACGGTAGCATGAAAACCTAGGTCGACAAGTCTCGGCTCGTAGTCCGCCTCCAAAACAGTCAATACAGACGTGGAAAAAGCCAAATCAAATACAAAAAAACCTGCAAATTTCAACAGATTTGGGAACCAACAGGGACTCAAAAAAGAATCcagcaaatctcaacagatttgaaaGCGGTTAGAGAATCTTGTACTGTCGAAAGCCAATCACACAGTTAATAGCTTTATAATTGCAGcagacaaattttaaaataataataataataataataataataataataataataataataatacttccTCTttccaatttatttaaaaagaaaaggcGGACATTTTGGTATTCTAATTGAGGGATTTGGATTTGATGCTGTTGAAGTATCACACAGTTCCACAAAGTTGAGAAAATCTGAACCGTTTAAGTTATCCAATGTACCATATTGTTTCTctcctatattttttaatttttaacgtGTAAACGACGTCGCACCAAACCATATCACAAACATTTACTGCACAACGGCACGACGACATAACGCCAGAGCCGTAGCTCCACCCATCCTCTTCCTTACTCCACCGTCTTTGTTTCAGAAATTGAAACACTCCATTCTGTAATGCTTCATGCTTCATGTGTTGTTGGTAAAGAAATGAATGAAGATTGAGTTTGAGAGATTGTTACCAGATTTGCAAGAGTTGCAGCTTGAACTCAGATCTGTACCCGTCGGCAATAGAGGAAGACGATAGTGGTGGTGGCCGCTGATTGAGGAGGACGACGGTGATGGAGGTGGTGACTGATGATGGTGACTGGTCTAGAGAGTGAGAGAGACACGAGGAACGACGGAGAGAGGGTGGTCGGCGAGTGAGGTTGGCCGGCGGAGAGAGGGTGATTCggagaagagaaagagattagaaggaaaaaaaacgaaaaaaaaaattgtatagatGAAGATGAACAGTGTTGTTGTATCTGGTTCATTGGATTACTTTGATGGTCTGGATTTAAGAAACTTTGTGAAACTGTGTGATATTCAACAGCAGTAAATCCAAATCCCTAATTGAGTACATGCTTATCAATGTCATTTAATTTCGTAtcatatttttgtattaaaaggataaaaaaattatttaaattttgactACAAGTACAATATACTTAaggagaaaataaattaaaaaaaaagttttattttactaaaaaaagtataaagttttttatttaaattttgactACAAATACAATGTACTTAACAAtttactttttcaaaaaaaggagtttattttgactaaaaaaagtataaagtattttattttgttgttgtgacAATGAATATGAgaccaaaattatcaaaaaaaaaaaaaaaaaaaaaagagatcaaAGGAGGAAGTtgagtactccctccgtcccaaaatgagtgggctattttgactatatatactattcacatatcttactttgaccctatttttctactaataaataaaaacaattattagcatataagatgttgttggattcatctcgataagtattttcaaaatatcaaatttttataatttttactattatacaattaaaaatattaatcgtcaaagttatgcattgacatgcgtGACGCAGTCAACTGACTCACTCATTGTGAGACTGACGAAGTAATAACGTAAGCCATAAATGTGAATGATTAATGTGGTCCATTTGTttccataaataaattaaggagAATGGCCGGTGGAGTTGAATGAGAAAAATCTGAGTGATAGTTAATGAGGGAGCGGTAGTAGTGAAGTGAGTAGGAGTATCTTTTTATGATTCTTATccgttaattaaaaaaataagagacaaataattttaattgtttcgGTTTCAAAACTATTTTTGGAATTAGATAAATTAGGGGTTAAAATAactatgtaattttttatatttggatatcttatagtatatttttatgaaatatgtTAATATGACCGCTAAGCGCATATGATAAGATatccaaatataaaaaattaacatttaataagaTAACAAATTTAATACTTAGACCATGTTTGGATTGgattatttttaagcttatgtaatataaattagattttatgttattttataagttttcaattctgaaaattgtatttttataagttattttatcataaactaccttgacaaacttataataatacataaaaattgcataagctcaaaaataagctaattcaaacaaTGACTTATTATAAAAAGAcgttttactttttagattcatggtAAAATTAACGTATgactaaaaagtgaaatttttcttataataagacCAGAAATATAAGATAtccaaatataatttaaatacattacttttataataaacctaaaaaataaaacttctaCGAAAGTCATATTTTGACATTTACTTCCTTAATATATGCCTTGCAACACGTTAATATTTTCCTTATTtctttaaccattattttcagcatttatcatcataaataaatggatttaattgatatgcactgacggtgtaaaataattttacactgtcaaccaataccaactaTGTTTTCCACCACATCACCCCACTCCAcctcactttcttaatatgacatggcaaaataatgattgtttattggacgattgtgcaaaactattttacactctcggtgcatatcaattaaactctaaataaATATGCAATACACACACTGTATATATAAACCGTGGTACAGAGAAGAAGACACTacagagaagagaaagaaatgGCGAAATCATATGAAACCGAACTTCCACTGAAAGCTTTTGGTTGGGCTGGTACTGATACCTCTGGCACCCTTTCTCCATTCAATTTCTCCAgaaggttcttttcttttaccTTCATTTTTATCTCATTGTAACTCTTCTGTTCCTGCTATTCAGATGATGTACTCATCGCTCTAATAATTTTTCAGGGAAAATGGCGATGATGATGTTACTCTCAAAATCCTTTTCTGTGGTGTTTGTCATTCTGATCTACACACTCTCAAGAACGATTGGGGTTTCACTACTTACCCTGTTGTTCCTGGGTatgcttttttatttatttatttatttatttattttgcagtTTGATGAAATAAAGTGCGTTTCATTTCATGCGAATCTCGCTCtctgatattatttttttatcattactTTTTGATCCTTTTGTTTATTGTTCTTTTGTACTTTTACTGCTGAATTGAATAGAAAAATGGATATAAATTAGAGGTCCAGGTTGTTataatcttaaaataaaatatattttctgaCATCATGGATTTTGTTCCGAGACTTATTGTTGTCTTTCTTTTCCACTAAAAGATATCATcctgttgatgattatgtcaaatacagttgtttgtttgttggaaTTTTGTGTACTATTATGTTAGttttaatcaataattaaatgaataataaccagTAACCACCATGCTTTGTGTTTAATCAGGTTTAGGTGTTTAGCACACATTTGCTCTACGTCACCTGAATAAATTGGATCTCACTCCTCTAAAGTTAATAGTTGCAAAGTTTATAATATCAATCGTTGATGAATTAATCAATGAGTGTGTTGGAATATCAacctttaatttatttatttattttcattaataGTTTAGAGCTATGTTACATAGGTATGGGTACGGTACCATGTGGtacaacattttttaaaaaactatgtTGCATAGGTATGCGTACGTGGTACGCGTAAgtacccggtaccggtactctgTCTAAAACAGAGTACTCGTGCAACATAGGTTTAGAGTATGTTACTCTCTATTTACTTTAAAGGAGTTGAATCCTAATAAGATATGGCCCCATGTAACCTCAAATTATGTGTCTATGTTACAACTTACAATCAATGTGTAAATGTATGTGATACAAATAATATATTCGGTTCACTGCAAAAATTGTGGAAATATGGATGATCTGTATGTGAGTGTGTTAGAAGTCACACATCAAGTATATTATGTGGTACTTCCCATATATTCTATTGGACTagttttttgggttgggatCTCCCCATATGCTTAAGTCCCAACAGAGTGACACTATGAGGAACTAAGTCCAATCTATAAGCAGAAACTTCCACTGTAGTTTTATGTTTTTGGtgtaaattattcaatattttatggctaaattaattaaaatagttGGCTTTGTTTACTGAGGTTTCTCTTCCTTGATTATTGATTGATTGTTAAATTCAAGGCGTCCGCGTCTTTGTGCAATAGTTTATATTGGACATAGTAATACTGGCTTATATTAAGCTAAAATCAGGACATTACTGGGTTTAATTACATTGACTTTTGTGATTGTGTTTTGCAGCCATGAAATTGTTGGCGAGGTGACAAAAATTGGAAACAATGTGAAAAATTTCAAAGTGGGGGATAAGGTTGGTGTTGGTGTGATGGTGGAGTCTTGTCAGACTTGTGAGAATTGTCAGCAGGATTTAGAGAATTACTGTCCTAAACTTGTATTCACCTATAACTCTCCTTATAATGGGACACGAACCTATGGCGGCTATTCTGATTTCGTGGTTGTTCACCAGCGGTATGTACTGCAGTTTCCTGCAAACTTACCCCTTGATGCTGGTGCTCCACTACTGTGTGCCGGGATCACTGTGTATAGCCCAATGAAATATTATGGGATGACTGAGCCTGGCAAACATTTGGGAGTGGCAGGGCTTGGTGGGTTAGGCCATGTTGCAATCAAATTTGGTAAAGCATTTGGGCTGAAGGTTACTGTCATTAGTACCTCACCAAACAAGAAAAGTGAGGCCATTGACAAACTTGGTGCTGATTCTTTCATTGTTTCCAATGACCCTGAACAAATGAAGGTAAGTAAGATACAAAACTATTAACTGTTATTGCAACCTGTTTCATTTAGGTTCTGGTTGTTAACTATTTTAGTGGTGCTTCATAAAACACTTCTATAGGAATTACCTAGGATATACAACTCTGGGCCTAGGAAATCTCTGTGGTGGCAGATAATATAGGCTTTGTTTGTTATAACCTAATCTTTCAATTAGTATTTACTGTTTAGAAGTTATGTTGTTGacatattttaaaagtaatgaTTAAATAATTGTGAGTTACTAGCAAGAGCTAACTGTCAATGAGAAATGAAACAAATAGTGCAATAGAAACTAGAAAGTGTTTTTGAGATCCTGTTAAGAAACATGAATAAAATATtaggtttttttattattaggtttaactcatccttacaagctggtttttTAAGTGAGTTCCGCCCTATAAAAGTTCATGAAGAGTGTCACCTCACACGCTCTCGCCTAGATGTGTTAGGCCAAATATAAAAATGTAATATGGTTGTGTAGAACAATATGTTCTAATCGACTTTGCAGTAGTTAATCTTAACCACGATGCGCATCTCAACATGATAAAACCTCGGTTTTTATGTCAGGCGGATCAATATGATGAGCTGCTAGTGCTCTCCATGATAATCAATGGTAAAATAATGGATTGAATAGCTACACGTATCTGCTTGTAATACATTTGTACTTTGGTGCATGATTTATGCAGGCTGCTACAGGAACCATAGACTATATCATAGACACAATTTCTGCTGATCATTCCGTGTTGCCACTGCTTGGTCTACTGAAGCTGAATGGGAAGCTGGTCACTGTAGGGTTGCCAAGCAAGCCCCTTGAGCTCCCTGTCTTTCCATTAGTTGCAGGTAAACCATCAATAATTCTGCCAATTCTTCAATGCCATAACTTGTAAATTTGAGAGTTTTTTGCATGTCTAATGTTTTGAGTCTTGACTGCAGGGCGGAAGCTTATAGGGGGGAGCAACTTTGGCGGGATAAAGGAGACTCAGGAGATGCTTGATTTCTGTGGAAAGCATAACATAACTGCAGATATTGAGCTGATTAAGATGGACCAAATCAACACAGCAATGGAAAGGCTTAGCAAAGCTGATGTGAAATATCGCTTTGTGATTGATGTGGCCAACTCTTTCTCGAGTTTGTAGAGTAGAGGCCAACTAGATTGTTCAGCATTTTGCTTGTGTGGAGCCTTGGCTGTTTCATTATACTGGGAAAGGCTAAGATTGGTATAAGATTGGCAAATTTAGAAGATGAGACTgtcctctattttattatttgctcAACCTCAGGATTTCTGATTTGGTATTTTGCTTCATCTTCATAATGTTTCAGACTAAAGGTGTttggtctattttttttttagcttaaaaCTTATTTAAAAGTTAAAGCTAAAAATAAGCTTTAAGAATAAAAATAGAGTTGTTTGGTAATTTGAGagtgttttatttttagttcTAAAAAGTTGatttcaattcacactacacaGTGAGAACATACGTTCCGCGGTTGTTTCTCTCTTCTATGCATCTGGTATTCTGGTTTAATTTCCTCTGATTTTGCAGAGTCTGTTACTGATTCATTCGTGGTTAAAAACACTTGCGATTTTGACTCTAGTCAGTTGCGAAATCCCTCTTTAAACAGAAGAGTCCACTTCAGTTAAAAAGCACGCcaaaattttgaagttttcGAAATTTTGACTCTACTCGTACCATATATTTAAGAGTGGCTGTAAAAACCATATATTAGGTGTAATTCtaggatatttttttttcacaatgcAGTAGCAAATTGAAACAATGCACGTATATGGACTGTTTATCCTGAGGATGTGGTTGTCGATCGTCTGTCTTGTACAATTTTAGGCAGTGTCATGAAATGTCTTAAAGAGTGCATGTATATCTTCAGTtgctaaaaaaaactttttcaaaatgaGTTTTGAAATCCAAAATTAACAATATTCAATGAAGCAAGAGTATCAAGGTTCTATGAAGGTGAAAATAGCTCATATTGAGGTTATTTGTAAAGAGTTTGAACTTCTTGGCATGAAGGAATGAAAATAGCTTTGAGGTCATTCTGGAGAACTGAAACCTAGTTTGAAGAGTGCGAACCGAAGCATTAAACACGATAATATATACAACGAATGAGCATTAAACATGTTAATTGGTACTTAAAGATAGTAATTACAATGAATAAGGAATATATTAACCTGGTACTTAAATCTAGTAATTACAAATATTCACATCCTTAATTATACGAATTACCATGTTTTAAAACCAATTATGAGGCTAGTAATTACAATGAATAAGGAAATCAAAATAAACTGATGACTACAATTACTATGCTATGCATAAGCATAACATTATGATAATGATTTGTGCTTGATTTTTATATGGTTAACTAGTTCTCATCCTAGAATGTGAACTGTGGTTTTTCAGTTTTTGCATTTTTACACACTCGCTTCCTAAGTAACGAGAGCTAAGTTGGGAATACCAGGGGGTGCAAGAAGTAGAACTCAAAGATAAAACACTGGCCCAATGTGATAATCCGGCCCATCCCTACATTGGGCTTGTTGTTTGAGAAACGATTTTGCCTAGTTTAGTTCTCTCTCTGGTTCCGTTCCGGTAGTGAAAGAAGCGATGAGCGTTGAAGATCTTCCTCAGAAGGAAGTGAACGTTCTTAAAGGTCACGAGGGTGGTGTACTCGCTGCGAGGTTCAACTCCGACGGTAATTATATCCTCAGTTGCGGTAAAGACCGTACCATACGCCTCTGGAATCCTCACCGTGGCATCCATATCAAAACCTATAAATCCCATGGCCGTGAAGTCCGCGACGTCCACGTCACATCGTATATACACACACTCACTCTCTCACCTTTACCCTGTTCATTCATCATAAAtgcatattcataatttatgTAAATTTGTGATTTGATTATTACTACTTAGTGAATTACAAAATTCATGTATATTTATAATGCAAGCATGTcttcatattattattgttgattATACTTTTTGGAAACTTTAGGACCTAGGACCTGTTTGAATtcacttatttgagcttatccactGGCATAAGTAATTGTGAGACTGTGGAGAATTTATGAATACAGCTTATGACatcttcataagctatttttagcttatttttataagctctccaacatagcttatgaaaacatctTATAGTTTATACGAAAATAatttaacttcattttttttttttatagaaatacaaattaagttgtttatcgaAAACAAGGCCGTATTTGGATTGACTTGTCTGAGCTTTTCCACCAtcatatgatataatataaCTACTAGTGAGACAGtttgggagagcttatggaGCCAGCTTATGAAATGTTCATAAATTGTTTTCggcttatttttataagctctctAGGATAATGTATGAAAACAGCTCATAACTTATATAGTTTGACATTATCACTTATTATAGAAAGTGCTTACATATAACAACTTATATATGTTAAGCTCTTAATTAGGTTGTTTATCCAAACGCTGACTTCAATATGTAGTGTGTAAACAGTGATGTTTTGTGCTGTGATTGTGATTGAGGATGGTTGTCAAGTGTAATGGAATGTAACTGAATTTGTGTGTTGTTTTTTCTACTGTTAGGGACAACTCCAAGTTATGTTCCTGTGGTGGAGATAGACAGGTCTTCTATTGGGATGTTGCAACTGGACGTGTAATTAGAAAATTTCGTGGTCATGATGGTGAGGTACTTTTTATTCTCTCTTTCTTACTATGCTAAACAACATGTTCATTTTCTtcgtttttctttctttctcttcaatTGAGTTAGACCATGAGAGTGATGGATTGTGATAGTATTATCATATTAATATGGCATAATGGCACTCAATATGTGGTTATAAAGTTACTCTTTCCTCTACTATTAGCTATTGCCTTTGTACTTTTAACATATGACACCAGTTTTATGTATGCTTCAATTCTAAACCTATACCAATGTGCcctctaattatttttattttctcaaatactAGAATCCATTTTTAATTCATAGTTTCATATGCaatgatataaattaaaaattagataCTCGAGAGTTTATATGGTCCCGAGCAATGCTTGAAATTGTGGCTTTATTGCTGTTGTGCAGCGGTTTTTGATATTGCAAAAAATTGCAGTTAAATACGTCCAATCTAACCAAATTGCAGGCATGAGACGGTTTTGGGGTTGCAGACCTTTTTTATGACATTGGTCTTGAGCTCTCAATGATTGTTATTATTGTGATATATGTTGGCCCGATCTTCAATACAGAACAGGCAATTTAAATTTATAGTTTCTGATAGGCAATTTGTTCTGCAGGTAAATGGTGTAAAATTCAATGAATATTTATCTGTTGTAGTCTCGGCAGGTTATGATCAATCATTGCGTGCTTGGGACTGCAGATCCCACAGCACGGAGCCGATTCAGGTGGATTCATCAACTCATTCCTTCAGTCTCATTTATTACATTTGATTCGCCCAATTTCTTTCTGCTGGCTTATTAATCAGAAACCGCAAACTTGTAAATGATGTGCAGATTATTGACACATTTGCGGATAGTGTTATGTCTGTTTGTttaacaaaaactgaaattattGGAGGAAGTGTTGATGGAACTGTTCGAACATTTGATATGCGTATTGGCAGGTTTGTTACTTCAAGACATATATTTTTCGTAGTCCACGAGTTTAATTTCAAATTGAACACTTCTGCTGTTAAAATTTCATGT
This portion of the Trifolium pratense cultivar HEN17-A07 linkage group LG3, ARS_RC_1.1, whole genome shotgun sequence genome encodes:
- the LOC123915231 gene encoding probable mannitol dehydrogenase: MAKSYETELPLKAFGWAGTDTSGTLSPFNFSRRENGDDDVTLKILFCGVCHSDLHTLKNDWGFTTYPVVPGHEIVGEVTKIGNNVKNFKVGDKVGVGVMVESCQTCENCQQDLENYCPKLVFTYNSPYNGTRTYGGYSDFVVVHQRYVLQFPANLPLDAGAPLLCAGITVYSPMKYYGMTEPGKHLGVAGLGGLGHVAIKFGKAFGLKVTVISTSPNKKSEAIDKLGADSFIVSNDPEQMKAATGTIDYIIDTISADHSVLPLLGLLKLNGKLVTVGLPSKPLELPVFPLVAGRKLIGGSNFGGIKETQEMLDFCGKHNITADIELIKMDQINTAMERLSKADVKYRFVIDVANSFSSL
- the LOC123915232 gene encoding WD repeat domain-containing protein 83 codes for the protein MSVEDLPQKEVNVLKGHEGGVLAARFNSDGNYILSCGKDRTIRLWNPHRGIHIKTYKSHGREVRDVHVTSDNSKLCSCGGDRQVFYWDVATGRVIRKFRGHDGEVNGVKFNEYLSVVVSAGYDQSLRAWDCRSHSTEPIQIIDTFADSVMSVCLTKTEIIGGSVDGTVRTFDMRIGREISDSFGQPVNCISMSNDGNCILAGCLDSTVRLLDRTTGELLQEYKGHTNKSYKLDCCLTNTDAHVTGGSEDGFVYFWDLVDASVVSKFKAHASVVTSVSYHPKDNCMITSSVDGTIRVWKT
- the LOC123914540 gene encoding uncharacterized protein LOC123914540 — encoded protein: MAESDDDTSDGGRFSYHSEELRGPISSSDEENESVRVIYPQFNAEAQFGEVRLAVEMEFATLAEFKKAVKDYTIHIGRQIKWIKNDKVRARAKCVFEHCKWEILCSRSSITNSFQIKTFENTTHSCPGTFTNSQADRKWVIEKLELRLRQQPSLSHSD